The Comamonas sp. GB3 AK4-5 genome includes a region encoding these proteins:
- the speG gene encoding spermidine N1-acetyltransferase, with protein MTTIRLRPLEREDLRFVHRLDNNASVMRYWFEEPFETFDELTALYNDHIHDQGERRFIVEHEAMPAGLVELVEIDLVHRRAEFQIIVAPEHQGKGIAAQATRLGLDYGFKVLNLHKIYLHVDQENAKAIHIYTKLGFVPEGELVDEFFSNGAYRTVLRMYQLQTHYLAQPHNAQA; from the coding sequence ATGACCACCATTCGCCTGCGCCCGCTGGAGCGCGAAGACCTGCGCTTTGTGCACCGGCTGGACAACAACGCCAGCGTCATGCGGTACTGGTTCGAGGAGCCCTTCGAAACCTTTGACGAACTCACAGCCCTGTACAACGACCACATCCACGACCAGGGAGAGCGCCGCTTCATCGTCGAACATGAAGCCATGCCTGCCGGCCTGGTGGAGCTGGTCGAGATCGATCTGGTCCACCGCCGCGCGGAGTTCCAGATCATTGTCGCTCCCGAACACCAGGGCAAAGGCATTGCAGCCCAGGCCACCCGCCTGGGGCTGGACTATGGTTTCAAGGTACTGAACCTGCACAAAATCTATTTGCATGTGGACCAGGAGAACGCCAAGGCCATCCACATCTACACCAAGCTGGGCTTTGTCCCCGAGGGCGAGCTGGTGGACGAGTTCTTCTCCAACGGCGCCTACCGCACCGTGCTGCGCATGTACCAGCTGCAGACACATTACCTGGCACAGCCCCACAACGCACAGGCTTGA
- a CDS encoding tetratricopeptide repeat protein — protein sequence MNPMTQRLQALLDAGKETALLRLTLGKAALDDEQPAAAREHLLRATALDPQYSVAWKLLGKAELALNQPQAARQAWESGLASAQAKGDAQVEKELGIFLKRLDKQAAT from the coding sequence ATGAACCCCATGACCCAACGCCTGCAGGCCCTGCTGGATGCAGGCAAGGAAACCGCCCTGCTGCGCCTGACCCTGGGCAAGGCCGCACTGGACGACGAACAACCTGCCGCCGCCCGTGAACACCTGCTGCGCGCCACGGCGCTGGACCCGCAGTACTCCGTGGCCTGGAAGCTGCTGGGCAAGGCCGAGCTGGCCCTGAACCAACCCCAGGCCGCACGCCAAGCCTGGGAGAGCGGCCTGGCCAGCGCCCAGGCCAAGGGAGACGCCCAGGTGGAAAAAGAGTTGGGGATTTTTTTGAAGCGGCTGGACAAGCAGGCAGCGACTTGA
- a CDS encoding (Fe-S)-binding protein, with protein sequence METQSTTPQSLVSFYANSWEALLSNCTRCGKCVEVCPVVPFDATLSAAHPAEVVTGVLDFMQDRSRPMRTDSALWAYQCNGCDQCIPACPVEINPRRMLMLANAEISARTQPTPHMFQKMARAIRILVAMQLVPEDAARLLKLKKPRDVDVVFFTGCNPVRTPQLLFNAMMVLDALGVNYEVMGGPASCCGVIYSKWEGDLQRGGKVSEQTLHRFGSFKPKKVLNWCPSCNIHLSETIKDFRSVSFDFDHITQYLIEREHELHRLFTTAVNLRVVVHTHHGMHEVGQNVMRLMRSIPGLTIVEEIEEPGYMCGVSSAERAPALKEHVRAQTIARCKQDDVDALVSLYHACHRQLASDGAAHGFKVLNYADLLVRALGMEPYEDTLEQFRGRTDYREMVNEAQPLLEANGIDMDPDELAKVLPEIFAMAEWRGGLCSFAPEE encoded by the coding sequence ATGGAAACCCAATCAACGACCCCGCAATCCCTCGTCTCCTTCTACGCCAATTCCTGGGAGGCTCTGCTCTCCAACTGCACGCGCTGTGGCAAGTGCGTGGAGGTCTGTCCGGTGGTGCCTTTCGACGCCACTTTGTCCGCCGCGCATCCCGCGGAGGTGGTCACGGGTGTGCTCGACTTTATGCAGGACCGTAGCCGGCCCATGCGCACCGATTCGGCGCTCTGGGCTTATCAGTGCAACGGATGCGACCAATGCATTCCCGCATGTCCGGTCGAGATCAATCCGCGCCGCATGCTCATGCTGGCGAATGCGGAGATCTCGGCGCGTACCCAGCCCACACCGCATATGTTCCAGAAGATGGCCCGTGCCATTCGCATTCTGGTGGCCATGCAACTGGTGCCAGAAGACGCGGCACGCCTGCTCAAGCTGAAAAAACCCAGGGATGTGGATGTGGTGTTTTTCACCGGCTGCAATCCGGTGCGAACACCACAGCTGTTGTTCAACGCCATGATGGTGCTGGACGCGCTGGGCGTGAACTACGAAGTCATGGGGGGGCCGGCATCATGCTGTGGAGTTATCTACAGCAAGTGGGAGGGTGATTTGCAGCGTGGAGGCAAGGTCAGCGAGCAAACGCTGCACCGCTTTGGCAGCTTCAAGCCGAAGAAGGTGCTGAACTGGTGTCCTTCGTGCAACATCCATTTGTCTGAGACCATCAAGGATTTCCGTTCCGTCAGCTTTGATTTTGACCACATTACCCAATACCTGATCGAGCGTGAGCATGAGCTGCACAGGCTGTTCACGACAGCGGTGAACCTGCGCGTGGTGGTGCATACCCACCATGGCATGCATGAGGTGGGGCAAAACGTGATGCGGCTGATGCGGTCCATTCCCGGCCTGACCATCGTGGAAGAAATCGAGGAGCCGGGCTATATGTGTGGAGTCTCCAGCGCTGAGCGCGCACCGGCACTCAAGGAACATGTGCGAGCCCAGACGATTGCGCGCTGCAAACAGGACGATGTGGATGCTCTGGTCTCGCTCTACCATGCCTGCCACCGTCAGCTGGCATCCGATGGTGCGGCCCATGGTTTCAAGGTGCTGAACTATGCGGACTTGTTGGTGCGCGCACTCGGTATGGAACCGTATGAAGACACGCTGGAGCAGTTCCGCGGGCGCACTGATTACCGGGAAATGGTCAACGAGGCCCAGCCGTTGCTGGAGGCCAATGGCATCGACATGGACCCGGACGAGCTTGCTAAGGTGTTGCCTGAAATATTTGCCATGGCCGAGTGGCGCGGCGGTCTGTGCAGCTTCGCACCTGAGGAGTGA
- a CDS encoding IclR family transcriptional regulator yields the protein MSYHPNPMLLLQKGPSAGTQSFRRTVQLLRELARVGEQGAGAGELAERCELTRATAYRLLGALADEGLVVHAPGVRRYFLGPFAYEMGLRAFPRLGLRELCAGTVSQLAEKTGECVFLVMRSGLDTVCLDRQSGAYAVEAMPVDIGSRRPLGVGLSSIAILGALPESEREAIMRANGMRYRETGLLAAERIRLMVKRTARDRFAFTASDYIDNVGGFALPIRNPVDGVAFAALSIASGVQRMRPPRSKEIVPLLESAVHTIESRL from the coding sequence ATGTCTTATCACCCCAATCCTATGCTGCTCTTGCAAAAAGGTCCTTCGGCAGGAACACAGAGCTTTCGTCGTACCGTACAGCTCTTGCGCGAGCTTGCCCGGGTGGGAGAACAGGGCGCGGGCGCGGGGGAGCTGGCTGAGCGCTGCGAGCTGACCCGGGCCACGGCCTACCGGCTGCTGGGTGCGCTGGCGGACGAAGGGCTGGTGGTGCATGCGCCGGGCGTGCGGCGTTACTTTCTTGGGCCGTTTGCGTATGAGATGGGGCTGCGCGCGTTTCCGCGTCTGGGCTTGCGCGAGCTGTGCGCCGGCACTGTGAGCCAGCTTGCAGAAAAGACCGGCGAATGCGTATTTCTGGTGATGCGCAGCGGCTTGGACACCGTGTGCCTGGACAGACAGTCGGGGGCATATGCTGTGGAGGCCATGCCCGTGGATATAGGCTCGCGCCGTCCACTGGGAGTGGGGTTGAGCAGCATCGCCATTCTGGGGGCACTGCCAGAGTCCGAGCGGGAGGCCATCATGCGCGCCAACGGTATGCGCTATCGCGAAACCGGTCTGCTTGCGGCCGAGCGCATCCGCCTGATGGTCAAGCGTACGGCCAGAGACCGTTTTGCGTTCACTGCCAGTGACTACATCGACAACGTCGGTGGGTTTGCGCTGCCCATACGTAATCCGGTGGATGGCGTGGCCTTTGCCGCGCTCAGCATCGCCTCGGGCGTGCAGCGCATGCGGCCTCCGCGCAGCAAGGAAATTGTGCCGTTGCTGGAGTCGGCAGTGCACACCATCGAGTCCAGGCTGTAG
- a CDS encoding Bug family tripartite tricarboxylate transporter substrate binding protein produces the protein MLRSTFFKLSARLCLALPLAVSMQAATAQTYPNKPVRIIVGYSPGGPVDILGRVLAQRLSDSMGQPFIVENKGGAAGMIGAEQVARSPADGYTLLTTVPSVFTIVPHTLEKSRVQVDNFAPVIQFAESPLVLAVNPSLPVNNLSEFIALVNKEGSKLSYASAGDGTLPHLAMELLLSRTGGRPVHVPYKGSGPAVQDLVGGQVNFTLEVLPTILPMVKAGRVKALAVTSRNRVAELPHVPTVAEAGVSGYEAVNWFGVYAPAATPKPVIEQLRTHVEQVVSTKEMQQRFAELGAVVAVQGPAQVSERLKRESLQWGSLIQKLGLKQKP, from the coding sequence ATGCTTCGCTCCACGTTTTTCAAGCTCTCTGCCCGGCTGTGCCTGGCGCTACCTCTGGCTGTTTCCATGCAGGCCGCTACGGCGCAAACCTATCCCAACAAGCCCGTGCGCATCATCGTGGGCTACTCTCCAGGAGGTCCAGTCGACATCCTTGGTCGTGTGCTGGCACAGCGTCTTTCGGATTCCATGGGCCAGCCCTTTATTGTGGAGAACAAGGGAGGGGCAGCAGGCATGATCGGCGCGGAGCAGGTGGCGCGTTCGCCCGCCGATGGCTATACGCTGCTGACCACGGTGCCCAGCGTGTTCACCATCGTGCCCCACACTTTGGAAAAGTCGCGTGTGCAGGTTGACAACTTTGCCCCTGTGATCCAGTTTGCAGAATCCCCCCTGGTACTGGCCGTCAATCCCTCGCTGCCAGTGAACAATCTGAGCGAGTTCATCGCTCTGGTGAATAAGGAGGGGTCCAAGCTGTCCTATGCCTCGGCGGGCGATGGTACCTTGCCGCATTTGGCCATGGAACTGCTGCTTTCGCGCACCGGAGGCCGGCCTGTTCATGTGCCCTACAAGGGCAGCGGGCCTGCAGTCCAGGACTTGGTGGGTGGTCAAGTGAATTTCACGTTGGAAGTATTGCCCACCATCTTGCCCATGGTCAAAGCTGGTCGGGTCAAGGCCCTGGCGGTGACCTCGCGCAACCGTGTGGCCGAGTTGCCCCATGTCCCCACTGTGGCCGAGGCCGGTGTGAGCGGCTACGAAGCCGTCAACTGGTTCGGGGTCTATGCGCCCGCGGCGACGCCCAAGCCCGTCATCGAGCAATTGCGCACGCATGTGGAGCAGGTGGTCAGCACCAAGGAGATGCAGCAGCGCTTTGCCGAACTGGGGGCAGTGGTGGCGGTGCAAGGTCCTGCGCAGGTGTCTGAGCGGCTTAAGCGTGAGTCCCTGCAATGGGGATCTCTGATCCAAAAACTAGGTCTTAAGCAGAAACCGTGA
- a CDS encoding amidase, producing MHTITDLLRQLDKRQTSAIALLEASQQQAQHSADLNALAHVDWDAAMATASACDAAMSAGKPRGALHGIPLSIKDLYPVRGMPTRAGTRATLPTDAQPQATNEALLVSRLRAAGAVLFAKANMHEIALGSTGENVWTGDVKNPFHSLHQAGGSSSGSGVAVACGMGLASVGSDTGGSVRIPANFSGVTGFKPTHGAIPLDGALPLSWTCDHAGPLAHSVQDCALLFEVMAARSLSTVRIARTPRFAIPATWLRGRLSTQVREQFEHTCARLAALGAQLFEVATPRLSQASQCFTDIVQAEAAWVHRDALAQNDAGFSELVTPSLARGRTLSASTYIDALQTRAAIAEELDAVLAGCDALLLPTACVLPPLRGQTEVQVESGSMTVREAVLGQTLPFSLVGVPALTIPTGLVDGLPVSLQVVAARGADDALLQLGQWLQAQVGQRLAPPSAMA from the coding sequence ATGCACACCATCACCGACCTTCTGCGCCAGCTTGACAAGCGCCAGACCAGCGCCATCGCGCTCTTGGAAGCCTCTCAACAGCAGGCACAGCACAGTGCCGACTTGAACGCTCTGGCGCATGTGGATTGGGATGCCGCCATGGCCACGGCCAGTGCCTGCGATGCAGCCATGAGCGCAGGAAAACCACGCGGCGCGTTGCACGGTATTCCGCTGTCAATCAAGGATTTGTACCCTGTTCGTGGCATGCCCACGCGTGCCGGAACCCGTGCCACCCTGCCCACGGATGCGCAGCCGCAAGCCACGAACGAGGCCTTGCTGGTCTCACGCCTGCGCGCCGCCGGAGCAGTCCTCTTCGCGAAGGCCAATATGCACGAAATCGCACTGGGCTCCACCGGGGAGAATGTCTGGACCGGCGACGTGAAAAACCCCTTCCACTCGCTGCACCAAGCTGGCGGTTCCTCCAGTGGATCGGGCGTGGCCGTAGCCTGCGGCATGGGTTTGGCCAGCGTCGGCAGCGACACCGGTGGCTCGGTGCGCATTCCGGCCAACTTCAGCGGTGTAACCGGCTTCAAGCCCACCCATGGCGCCATCCCACTCGATGGTGCCCTGCCTCTTTCCTGGACATGTGACCATGCAGGCCCGCTCGCGCACAGTGTGCAAGACTGTGCCCTGCTGTTCGAAGTGATGGCCGCACGCAGCCTGAGCACCGTGCGCATCGCCCGCACACCACGCTTTGCCATTCCCGCAACATGGCTGCGCGGTCGTCTGTCGACTCAGGTTCGCGAACAGTTTGAGCACACCTGCGCCCGACTCGCAGCGCTGGGTGCCCAACTGTTCGAGGTCGCCACGCCCCGCCTGTCCCAGGCATCACAGTGCTTTACCGACATCGTCCAAGCCGAAGCGGCCTGGGTGCATCGCGATGCGCTGGCCCAGAACGACGCCGGCTTCTCCGAGCTCGTCACCCCCTCGCTTGCGCGCGGCCGGACGTTGAGCGCCAGCACCTATATCGATGCCTTGCAGACGCGGGCCGCCATAGCGGAGGAGCTCGATGCAGTGCTCGCCGGCTGCGATGCTCTGCTGCTGCCCACGGCCTGCGTGCTGCCCCCGCTGCGGGGACAAACCGAGGTGCAGGTCGAAAGCGGCAGCATGACGGTCCGCGAGGCCGTTCTCGGCCAGACACTGCCGTTCTCGCTGGTGGGCGTGCCAGCCCTGACGATTCCCACGGGCTTGGTCGACGGCCTTCCCGTCAGCCTGCAGGTGGTGGCCGCACGTGGCGCGGACGACGCGCTGTTGCAGCTGGGCCAGTGGCTGCAGGCCCAGGTGGGGCAGCGCCTGGCACCGCCGTCAGCCATGGCCTAA
- a CDS encoding NAD(P)H-quinone oxidoreductase, translating to MRRICHGDGGPPDVMQLHNSPIPAIQSHEVLIRVAYAGVNRPDVLQRSGSYPPPADASPGLGLEVSGTIVQVGCEVQDWQVGDAVCALTNGGGYAQYVAAPAGQVLPVPPGVSMLEAAALPENYITVWSNMVERGRLTQNERFLVHGGSSGIGLTAIQIAKALGATVYTTVGNAQKANACERAGADAAINYREQDFVQVLLELTRGQGVNLILDMVGGDYIARNIASLALEGRLVQIAFLQGSKVEVDWLTLMTRRLSYTGSTLRPRSATDKARTVAALRQEVWPLLSQGQVRPVIHQVFELADVAEAHRLMESSSHIGKIMLSVPQD from the coding sequence ATGCGCCGCATCTGCCACGGCGACGGCGGCCCACCCGACGTGATGCAGCTGCACAACAGCCCCATCCCAGCGATACAGTCCCACGAGGTTCTGATACGCGTAGCCTATGCCGGCGTGAACCGACCCGATGTGCTGCAACGAAGCGGCTCCTACCCCCCTCCCGCAGATGCTTCCCCCGGCCTGGGCCTCGAAGTCTCCGGCACCATCGTGCAAGTAGGCTGCGAAGTGCAGGATTGGCAGGTCGGTGATGCCGTCTGTGCACTCACCAATGGCGGAGGCTATGCGCAATATGTGGCGGCCCCTGCGGGCCAGGTGCTGCCCGTGCCGCCGGGCGTCTCGATGCTAGAGGCTGCGGCGCTGCCGGAGAACTACATCACCGTGTGGAGCAATATGGTCGAACGCGGGCGGCTCACGCAAAACGAACGCTTTCTGGTGCATGGCGGCTCGTCCGGCATCGGCCTGACCGCTATTCAGATTGCCAAGGCCCTGGGTGCCACCGTCTACACCACTGTGGGCAATGCGCAAAAGGCCAACGCCTGCGAGCGTGCGGGCGCAGATGCTGCCATCAACTACCGCGAACAGGACTTTGTGCAGGTCCTACTCGAACTCACCCGAGGCCAGGGCGTCAACCTGATCCTCGACATGGTGGGCGGCGACTATATAGCGCGCAATATCGCCAGCCTGGCGCTCGAAGGCAGGTTGGTGCAGATTGCCTTTTTGCAGGGCTCCAAGGTGGAGGTGGACTGGCTGACACTGATGACGCGCCGCCTCAGCTACACCGGCTCCACGCTGCGCCCGCGTTCGGCCACCGACAAGGCCCGTACCGTCGCCGCGCTGCGGCAAGAGGTGTGGCCACTGCTGTCACAAGGCCAGGTCAGGCCGGTGATCCACCAAGTGTTTGAGCTGGCCGATGTGGCCGAGGCCCACAGGCTGATGGAGTCCTCCTCCCATATCGGCAAGATCATGCTGAGCGTACCCCAGGACTGA
- a CDS encoding LysR family transcriptional regulator: MRIEDLRVFTALAETGNLHRAAQKSGMTQSAVTKLVQRLEAEFDIQLINRGGRGVELTPAGQVLLERAAAVRDSVAQTYAEMAVARSASSGRIRVGTVPTLLETVFAPLMARYADHETDVSFSLTLQVSSLLIEEVIEGKIDLAFCYPQEAVPPELHSDDLGRQRYHFAGRRGHPLCSALQALPALAEARWLLPPPGHGMRRFAEQFYRDQALGTPRIAIETVVSTSLLTTLIRESDLVTIMTEQVLQGPAGKDLVALPYEGATFESGLRLFYRRNASLSPVVRRFRDALVQALASGSITPWRG; this comes from the coding sequence GTGAGAATCGAAGATCTGCGTGTATTCACCGCGCTTGCCGAGACCGGCAATCTGCATCGCGCCGCCCAGAAGTCGGGCATGACGCAGTCGGCTGTCACCAAGCTGGTCCAGCGGTTGGAGGCGGAGTTCGACATTCAGCTGATCAATCGTGGTGGCCGTGGTGTGGAGCTCACGCCAGCGGGACAAGTGTTGCTCGAGCGTGCGGCTGCGGTGCGGGACTCGGTGGCGCAGACCTATGCAGAGATGGCAGTGGCACGTTCCGCGAGCTCCGGTCGCATTCGTGTGGGCACTGTGCCCACGCTACTGGAGACTGTGTTCGCTCCGCTGATGGCTCGATATGCGGACCATGAGACCGATGTTTCGTTCAGTCTCACGCTCCAGGTCTCCAGCCTGCTGATCGAAGAGGTGATCGAGGGGAAAATCGATCTGGCCTTTTGCTATCCGCAGGAGGCGGTGCCGCCCGAGCTGCATTCGGATGACCTCGGCCGTCAGCGTTACCACTTTGCCGGGCGCCGGGGCCATCCTCTGTGCTCGGCCCTGCAGGCGCTGCCGGCGCTGGCCGAAGCGCGCTGGCTGCTGCCTCCACCGGGTCACGGCATGCGGCGTTTTGCCGAGCAGTTCTACCGGGACCAGGCGCTGGGCACGCCCAGGATTGCCATCGAAACTGTGGTCTCCACCTCGCTGCTGACCACGCTCATCCGCGAAAGCGACCTCGTCACCATCATGACCGAGCAGGTGCTGCAAGGCCCTGCGGGCAAGGACCTGGTGGCCTTGCCGTATGAGGGTGCGACCTTCGAAAGCGGGTTGCGGCTTTTTTATCGCCGCAACGCCTCTCTCTCGCCCGTGGTTCGGAGGTTCCGCGATGCCCTGGTGCAAGCGCTGGCATCCGGTAGCATCACACCTTGGCGCGGTTGA
- a CDS encoding 2Fe-2S iron-sulfur cluster-binding protein — protein sequence MVDTIHTICPGVISIELSPTSPQQLLPPFAAGAHIDLHLPNGLVRSYSLHNAPGTANRYAIGVLHDSASRGGSRWIHEQLHAGDQITISAPRNHFALNEAQEQTSVFVAGGIGVTPILSMLRRLMQLGKTAHVIYCARSRSSAPFLDDLSRLASASLTLHTHFDDEAGGPPNLQTLLATHRKDAHFYCCGPAPMLNSFEASCTALGLTHVHLERFKAEACTAPPAALNGLCTVELRKSGLTLELPKNQPTLQALLDAGVDIEFSCEEGVCGACETRILEGEAEHRDSVLSGAQKAAQKSMMVCVSRCRSDRMVLDL from the coding sequence ATGGTGGACACCATCCACACCATCTGCCCCGGTGTGATCAGCATCGAGCTGAGCCCCACGTCCCCGCAACAGCTCTTACCCCCCTTTGCGGCTGGTGCACACATCGATCTACACCTGCCCAACGGCCTGGTGCGCAGCTACTCGCTGCACAACGCCCCCGGCACTGCCAACCGCTACGCCATCGGAGTGCTCCATGACAGCGCCAGCCGCGGCGGCTCGCGCTGGATTCACGAGCAACTACACGCTGGCGATCAAATCACCATCTCCGCTCCGCGCAACCACTTCGCCCTTAACGAAGCCCAGGAGCAAACCTCCGTCTTTGTCGCCGGAGGCATCGGCGTGACCCCCATTCTCTCCATGTTGCGCAGGTTGATGCAGCTGGGAAAAACTGCACATGTTATTTACTGCGCCCGCAGCCGCAGCAGCGCTCCTTTTCTGGACGATCTTTCGCGACTGGCCAGCGCCAGCCTGACACTGCACACACATTTCGATGACGAGGCCGGCGGCCCACCGAATCTCCAGACCTTGCTGGCAACCCACCGCAAAGACGCACACTTCTACTGCTGCGGCCCTGCTCCCATGCTCAACAGCTTCGAGGCCAGTTGCACGGCGCTAGGTCTGACCCATGTGCATCTGGAACGCTTCAAGGCCGAGGCCTGCACAGCGCCTCCAGCAGCGCTCAACGGTCTGTGCACAGTGGAGTTACGCAAAAGCGGTCTGACCTTGGAGCTGCCTAAGAACCAGCCAACCCTGCAGGCACTGCTGGATGCCGGAGTGGATATCGAGTTCAGCTGCGAGGAAGGTGTCTGCGGTGCCTGCGAGACACGCATCCTCGAAGGTGAGGCGGAACACCGCGACAGCGTGCTGAGTGGGGCGCAAAAAGCGGCGCAAAAATCGATGATGGTCTGTGTATCGCGCTGCCGCTCGGATCGCATGGTGCTGGACTTGTGA
- a CDS encoding DHA2 family efflux MFS transporter permease subunit, with protein sequence MTSSTTAAAGDQPAPPIPSSPPAAIPARPEPLKGAQLVLGTLALSLATFMNVLDSSIANVAIPAISGDVGVSPSQGTWVITSFGVANAISVPLTGWLTQRFGAVRLFTMSVLLFVLTSWLCGFADSLETLILFRVLQGLVAGPMIPLSQTLLLSSYPTSRAGTALALWGVTTLVAPVMGPLLGGWITDNISWPWIFYINVPVGLLSALLTWSIYRQRETATRKLPIDTIGLTLLVLWVGALQLMLDKGKELDWFESGEIITMAVVALVSVAVFIVWELTDAHPVVELRLFMRRNFAAGTLALSIAYGVFFGNVVLLPLWLQQWLGYTSTSAGMALAPVGILAIVLTPLVGKKVGSWDPRWMATGAFIVFALVLWMRSHFTVETDFLHILVPTLIQGAAMAFFFIPLTTITLSGLTPDRIPAAAGLSNFVRITAGAMGTSIATTLWENRAAMHHAHLTETLVQGQGTFAITLNQLQAVGLSQEQALLQINRLIDQQAFTLAADDIFWASSMLFLALIVLIWLTKRPAGYAGAADVGGAH encoded by the coding sequence ATGACTTCTTCGACCACGGCGGCAGCGGGCGACCAGCCCGCGCCACCGATCCCTTCCTCTCCACCGGCCGCCATACCCGCCCGGCCCGAGCCCCTCAAGGGCGCGCAGCTGGTGCTGGGAACGCTGGCGCTGTCGCTGGCGACCTTCATGAATGTGCTGGACTCGTCCATCGCCAACGTGGCCATTCCGGCCATCTCGGGCGATGTGGGCGTCAGTCCCAGCCAAGGCACCTGGGTGATCACCAGCTTTGGCGTGGCGAATGCCATCTCGGTGCCGCTGACGGGCTGGCTCACACAGCGCTTTGGCGCGGTGCGGCTGTTCACCATGAGCGTGCTGCTGTTTGTGCTGACCTCGTGGCTGTGTGGCTTTGCCGATTCGCTGGAAACCCTGATTCTGTTCCGCGTGCTGCAGGGGCTGGTGGCCGGGCCCATGATCCCGCTGTCGCAAACCCTGCTGCTGTCCAGCTACCCCACGTCACGGGCCGGCACGGCGCTGGCGCTATGGGGGGTGACCACGCTGGTGGCGCCGGTGATGGGGCCGCTCTTGGGCGGCTGGATCACCGACAACATCTCCTGGCCGTGGATCTTCTATATCAATGTGCCGGTGGGGCTGTTGTCGGCGCTGCTGACCTGGAGCATTTACCGCCAGCGTGAAACTGCCACGCGCAAGCTGCCCATCGACACCATAGGGCTGACGCTGCTGGTGCTGTGGGTGGGGGCGCTGCAGCTGATGCTGGACAAGGGCAAGGAGCTGGACTGGTTCGAGTCCGGCGAAATCATCACCATGGCCGTGGTGGCTCTGGTCAGCGTGGCGGTGTTCATCGTCTGGGAGCTGACCGATGCCCACCCCGTGGTGGAGCTGCGCCTGTTCATGCGCCGCAACTTTGCCGCCGGCACGCTGGCGCTGTCCATTGCCTATGGCGTGTTCTTTGGCAATGTGGTGCTGCTGCCGCTGTGGCTGCAGCAATGGCTGGGCTATACGTCGACTTCGGCCGGCATGGCGCTGGCACCGGTGGGTATTTTGGCCATTGTGCTGACGCCATTGGTGGGCAAGAAAGTGGGGAGTTGGGACCCGCGCTGGATGGCCACCGGGGCCTTCATCGTGTTTGCCCTGGTGCTGTGGATGCGCTCGCACTTCACGGTGGAGACCGACTTTCTTCACATCCTGGTGCCCACGCTGATCCAGGGCGCGGCCATGGCCTTCTTCTTCATTCCGCTGACCACCATCACCTTGAGCGGCCTGACGCCGGACCGCATTCCGGCGGCGGCTGGCCTGTCGAATTTTGTGCGCATCACGGCCGGTGCCATGGGCACCTCGATTGCCACCACGCTGTGGGAAAACCGGGCGGCCATGCACCATGCCCATCTGACCGAAACCCTGGTCCAAGGGCAGGGGACATTTGCCATCACGCTGAACCAGCTGCAGGCCGTAGGCCTGAGCCAGGAACAGGCGCTGCTGCAGATCAACCGCTTGATTGACCAGCAGGCCTTTACCTTGGCGGCGGACGATATCTTCTGGGCTTCGTCCATGCTGTTCCTGGCGCTGATCGTGTTGATCTGGCTGACCAAACGCCCCGCAGGATATGCGGGTGCGGCTGACGTCGGCGGGGCACATTGA